From one Streptomyces sp. NBC_01478 genomic stretch:
- a CDS encoding response regulator transcription factor, translated as MARKILLADDDVDVREGLGRLLRFEGYETVLAGDGRAALDLLGLSDDAAGPDLVLMDVTMPELDGLAATRRIRASGCTVPILMITGRDAVGDRIVALDNGADDYLSKPFAIEELLARVRALLRRGARQETRTDPPAELERLVHGDLVMDLRTRVVTRGGRPVELTRTEFLLLEYLLHHPGAALTRSQIHRHVWGFDFEPASNTLDVYVMYLRRKLESRGEPRLIHTVRGLGYSLRATPLG; from the coding sequence ATGGCGCGGAAGATCCTGCTGGCCGACGACGACGTGGACGTACGGGAAGGGCTCGGTCGGCTGCTCAGATTCGAGGGGTACGAGACCGTCCTCGCGGGGGACGGGCGTGCCGCCCTCGATCTGCTCGGGCTGTCCGACGATGCCGCCGGGCCCGATCTCGTGCTGATGGACGTCACCATGCCGGAGCTGGACGGGCTCGCCGCCACGCGGCGGATCCGGGCCTCCGGGTGCACCGTGCCGATCCTGATGATCACCGGGCGGGACGCGGTCGGCGATCGGATCGTCGCCCTCGACAACGGTGCCGACGACTATCTCAGCAAGCCGTTCGCCATCGAGGAACTCCTCGCCCGGGTACGGGCGTTGCTGCGGCGCGGTGCCCGGCAGGAGACCCGGACCGATCCCCCGGCCGAGCTGGAGCGGCTTGTCCACGGTGATCTCGTCATGGATCTGCGGACCCGTGTCGTCACCCGCGGCGGGCGGCCGGTCGAGCTCACCCGGACCGAGTTCCTGTTGCTGGAGTACCTGCTCCACCATCCGGGCGCCGCCCTCACCCGGTCCCAGATCCACCGGCACGTCTGGGGGTTCGACTTCGAGCCCGCGTCCAACACCCTCGACGTCTACGTCATGTACCTGCGCCGGAAACTGGAGAGCCGCGGCGAACCGCGGCTCATCCACACCGTGCGGGGACTCGGGTACAGCCTCCGGGCAACTCCCCTTGGCTGA
- a CDS encoding S1C family serine protease: MTESFRRSGEYETPQGDQPQAYPQQQHASSPVNPEWPPPPAYQPQPAQPVQQAQPVQPAQQAEPVWPAQAAAPSPAPQAAFGADGGAYGGDGNGGDTALLTPVQAEAPKPKKRNRGPLALLAAVAIVAAAVGGGTAYAFQELTGKDTVATTSTTTAVVPASKKGDVATIAATVSPSVVEVNATLSNGTSTGAGVVITAGGEVVTNNHVIAGATSVKVKTSDGKSYTATVVGTDSKKDLALLKLANASGLKAATLGNSAGVQIGDTVVAIGSPEGLTGTVTSGIVSALNRDVTVSTDESQSQSQGSDGSGQWPFQFGGQQFNGDTGSSTTTYKAIQTDASLNPGNSGGALIDANGNIIGINSAMYSSSSDSSSSSSEAGSIGIGFAIPINTVKADLASLRAGGSDN; the protein is encoded by the coding sequence ATGACCGAGAGCTTCCGCCGCAGCGGCGAGTACGAGACCCCCCAGGGCGACCAGCCGCAGGCGTACCCCCAGCAGCAGCACGCCTCTTCTCCCGTGAACCCGGAGTGGCCGCCCCCGCCGGCCTACCAGCCGCAGCCCGCCCAGCCGGTGCAGCAGGCTCAGCCGGTGCAGCCCGCCCAGCAGGCCGAGCCCGTGTGGCCGGCTCAGGCGGCCGCCCCCTCGCCCGCCCCGCAGGCCGCCTTCGGCGCCGACGGCGGAGCGTACGGCGGCGACGGCAACGGCGGCGACACGGCTCTCCTCACCCCCGTCCAGGCCGAGGCGCCCAAGCCCAAGAAGCGCAACCGGGGTCCGCTCGCGCTGCTCGCCGCCGTGGCGATCGTCGCCGCGGCCGTCGGCGGCGGCACGGCGTACGCCTTCCAGGAGCTGACCGGCAAGGACACCGTCGCCACCACCAGCACCACCACGGCCGTCGTGCCCGCCAGCAAGAAGGGCGACGTCGCCACCATCGCCGCGACCGTCAGCCCGAGCGTGGTCGAGGTCAACGCCACCCTCAGCAACGGCACCTCGACCGGCGCGGGCGTGGTCATCACCGCGGGCGGCGAGGTCGTCACCAACAACCACGTCATCGCCGGCGCCACCTCGGTCAAGGTCAAGACGAGCGACGGCAAGTCGTACACCGCGACGGTCGTCGGCACCGACAGCAAGAAGGACCTCGCGCTCCTCAAGCTGGCGAACGCCTCCGGCCTGAAGGCGGCCACCCTCGGCAACTCCGCCGGCGTCCAGATCGGCGACACGGTCGTCGCGATCGGCTCCCCCGAGGGCCTGACCGGCACGGTCACCAGCGGCATCGTCTCCGCCCTGAACCGTGACGTGACCGTCTCGACCGACGAGAGCCAGAGCCAGAGCCAGGGTTCCGACGGCAGCGGCCAGTGGCCCTTCCAGTTCGGCGGCCAGCAGTTCAACGGCGACACGGGCTCCTCGACCACAACGTACAAGGCCATCCAGACCGACGCGTCCCTCAACCCCGGCAACTCCGGCGGTGCGCTGATCGACGCGAACGGCAACATCATCGGCATCAACTCCGCGATGTACTCGTCCAGTTCGGACTCCTCGTCCTCGTCGTCCGAGGCCGGAAGCATCGGCATCGGCTTCGCCATCCCGATCAACACCGTCAAGGCGGACCTGGCCTCGCTGCGAGCGGGCGGCTCCGACAACTAG
- a CDS encoding ABC transporter ATP-binding protein produces the protein MREAREAFRRFWPLTRGDRKWLAVIITCVIVSALAETAAILLFAELTDNALKAGSLSEFWGPAAAWLGVAILGALVGYFGNSLATWTAERFVLRLRANVFRHVQDLPPHFFQKHRQGDLVERLTGDVEAIEQMVVSGVVGTISAAFSAVFYACAALYLRWDLALATFVLAPLFLLAARRFSGRIKQASQDERVADGAITSVVEESLGNVVLTQAYNRRRDEEKRLDVEARAWMKASVRGARLSEMYEQFVEVVETLCVLAVIGLGVWEISADRMTLGALLAFAAFIGYLYPPVRNLGQLGLTLTAATAGAARINEILDATPSVGDPHEPVPAWPVHGWVSFHGVTFRYPGASRDSVNDVTFRAGPGELVIVTGESGAGKSTLSKLLTRFYDPSGGVICLDGVPLRDVPLEFLRENVALLPQQTLILNGTIRENIECGRPGATDEEIERAARAAAAHDFITALPEAYDTEIAPGTAALSGGQLQRIAIARAMLREAPVLVLDEPTAGLDSVAARQVIQPLRRLMSGRTTIMITHDLSLAPDADRILVVDGGRLVETGTHAELVARGGAYARLAGPLPEMAITGMGTGRHRAEDTMILRQVPDETMILRLPKPNR, from the coding sequence ATGAGGGAAGCCCGTGAGGCCTTCCGCCGTTTCTGGCCGCTGACCCGCGGTGACCGCAAGTGGCTCGCGGTGATCATCACGTGCGTGATCGTGTCGGCGCTCGCCGAGACCGCCGCGATCCTGCTCTTCGCGGAGCTCACCGACAACGCCCTCAAGGCCGGTTCGCTGTCCGAGTTCTGGGGCCCGGCCGCCGCCTGGCTCGGCGTCGCGATACTGGGCGCGCTGGTCGGCTACTTCGGCAACTCCCTCGCCACCTGGACCGCCGAACGCTTCGTCCTGCGCCTGCGCGCGAACGTCTTCCGCCACGTCCAGGACCTCCCACCCCACTTCTTCCAGAAGCACCGCCAGGGCGACCTGGTCGAACGCCTCACCGGAGACGTCGAGGCCATCGAGCAGATGGTCGTGTCCGGAGTGGTCGGCACCATCTCGGCCGCCTTCTCGGCGGTCTTCTACGCCTGCGCGGCCCTCTACCTCCGCTGGGACCTGGCCCTGGCCACCTTCGTCCTGGCCCCCCTCTTCCTCCTCGCCGCCCGCCGCTTCTCCGGCCGCATCAAGCAGGCCTCGCAGGACGAACGGGTCGCGGACGGCGCGATCACCTCGGTGGTCGAGGAGTCCCTGGGCAACGTGGTGCTGACCCAGGCGTACAACCGCCGCCGCGACGAGGAGAAGCGCCTCGACGTCGAAGCCCGCGCATGGATGAAGGCATCGGTCCGCGGCGCCCGCCTCAGCGAGATGTACGAGCAGTTCGTGGAGGTCGTGGAAACGCTCTGCGTGCTGGCGGTCATCGGCCTCGGCGTCTGGGAGATCTCCGCCGACCGCATGACCCTCGGCGCACTCCTCGCCTTCGCCGCCTTCATCGGCTACCTCTACCCCCCGGTCCGCAACCTCGGCCAACTCGGTCTCACCCTCACCGCCGCCACCGCCGGCGCCGCCCGCATCAACGAGATCCTGGACGCCACCCCGTCCGTCGGCGACCCCCACGAACCCGTCCCCGCCTGGCCCGTCCACGGCTGGGTCAGCTTCCACGGCGTGACGTTCCGCTACCCCGGCGCGAGCCGCGACTCGGTGAACGACGTCACGTTCAGGGCGGGCCCCGGCGAACTGGTGATCGTCACGGGGGAGAGCGGAGCAGGCAAGTCCACGCTCTCCAAGCTCCTGACGCGCTTCTACGACCCCTCCGGCGGCGTGATCTGCCTGGACGGCGTCCCCCTCCGCGACGTACCCCTCGAATTCCTGCGGGAGAACGTGGCGTTGCTGCCCCAGCAGACCCTCATCCTCAACGGCACGATCCGCGAGAACATCGAGTGCGGCCGCCCCGGCGCGACGGACGAGGAGATCGAGCGGGCGGCACGGGCAGCGGCGGCCCACGACTTCATCACCGCACTGCCCGAGGCCTACGACACGGAGATCGCCCCCGGCACCGCGGCACTCTCCGGCGGCCAGCTCCAGCGGATCGCGATCGCACGGGCGATGCTCCGCGAGGCCCCGGTCCTGGTCCTGGACGAACCGACGGCCGGCCTCGACTCGGTGGCCGCCCGCCAGGTGATCCAGCCGCTGCGCCGCCTGATGTCCGGCCGTACGACCATCATGATCACCCACGACCTGAGCCTGGCCCCGGACGCGGACCGCATCCTGGTGGTGGACGGCGGACGCCTCGTCGAGACGGGCACGCACGCGGAGCTGGTGGCAAGGGGCGGCGCGTACGCGCGACTTGCGGGTCCGCTCCCCGAAATGGCGATCACGGGAATGGGAACGGGACGGCACCGCGCGGAGGACACGATGATCCTGCGCCAAGTCCCGGACGAGACAATGATCCTGAGGCTCCCGAAGCCGAACAGGTAG
- a CDS encoding DUF6243 family protein, whose amino-acid sequence MTVSKNINNPVGMGGGQRKKLSRAERQNHGPHRNLDRQGAADQKAELVRKMREKAAAAEAAEQAGDDTAQS is encoded by the coding sequence ATGACCGTGAGCAAGAACATCAACAACCCCGTGGGCATGGGCGGCGGCCAGCGCAAGAAGCTGTCCCGCGCCGAACGGCAGAACCACGGTCCGCACCGCAACCTCGACCGCCAGGGCGCGGCCGACCAGAAGGCGGAGCTGGTCCGCAAGATGCGCGAGAAGGCGGCCGCGGCCGAGGCCGCCGAGCAGGCGGGCGACGACACCGCACAGAGCTGA
- a CDS encoding PH domain-containing protein, with product MGGDGDRDGIEREYRRRRPLSIAWWQIGIDVLVYGTVIVQATTNPYPPGRWFSIVLLVLVPVRLVLGLLYWKRGRTIVGAQGITTREALRTSTRTWHDLYDIRAELNARGVENAEWTTYVYDGDGRRTRLPYFDDWHRPDFHAELADLRAVSAQHRGMAWELRPEVEERIRVRARHRKVWGAGFLAAVVVGFATFVVLA from the coding sequence ATGGGTGGGGACGGCGACAGAGACGGGATCGAGCGGGAGTACCGGCGGCGAAGACCCCTGTCCATCGCCTGGTGGCAGATCGGCATCGACGTGCTCGTCTACGGCACCGTCATTGTGCAGGCGACGACGAATCCGTATCCGCCCGGGCGTTGGTTCAGCATCGTGCTGCTGGTGCTCGTGCCGGTCAGGCTCGTCCTGGGGCTGCTCTACTGGAAGCGAGGGCGCACGATCGTCGGCGCCCAGGGGATCACCACGCGCGAAGCCCTGCGGACGTCCACCCGGACCTGGCACGACCTCTATGACATCCGGGCCGAGTTGAACGCGCGCGGCGTCGAGAACGCCGAGTGGACCACCTATGTCTACGACGGCGACGGGCGCAGGACGCGCCTCCCCTACTTCGACGACTGGCACCGCCCCGACTTCCACGCCGAACTCGCCGACCTGCGTGCCGTGTCCGCACAACACCGGGGCATGGCCTGGGAGTTGCGGCCCGAGGTGGAGGAGCGGATCCGGGTCCGGGCGCGGCATCGCAAGGTCTGGGGCGCGGGGTTCCTCGCGGCCGTCGTCGTCGGGTTCGCCACGTTCGTGGTCCTGGCGTAG
- a CDS encoding response regulator transcription factor yields MSPAEGDRDTQRILIVDDEPAVREALQRSLAFEGYDTEVAVDGADALEKATAYQPDLVVLDIQMPRMDGLTAARRMRGAGTTTPILMLTARDTVGDRVTGLDAGADDYLVKPFELDELFARVRALLRRSSYAAAAAAGAAPEDDSLTFADLRMDLATREVTRNGRQVELTRTEFTLLEMFLAHPRQVLTREQILKAVWGFDFEPSSNSLDVYVMYLRRKTEAGGEPRLVHTVRGVGYVLRQGGAE; encoded by the coding sequence ATGAGCCCCGCCGAAGGCGACCGTGACACCCAGCGCATCCTGATCGTCGACGACGAGCCGGCGGTACGCGAAGCACTCCAGCGCAGCCTCGCGTTCGAGGGGTACGACACCGAGGTCGCCGTCGACGGCGCGGACGCGCTGGAGAAGGCGACCGCGTACCAGCCCGACCTGGTCGTCCTCGACATCCAGATGCCGCGCATGGACGGCCTCACGGCCGCACGCCGGATGCGCGGGGCGGGCACGACGACGCCGATCCTGATGCTGACGGCCCGCGACACGGTCGGCGACCGCGTCACGGGACTGGACGCCGGCGCGGACGACTATCTGGTCAAGCCCTTCGAACTCGACGAACTCTTCGCGCGGGTACGGGCGTTGCTGCGCCGCAGTTCGTACGCGGCGGCGGCCGCGGCCGGGGCGGCCCCCGAGGACGACTCCCTCACCTTCGCCGACCTCCGCATGGACCTCGCGACGCGCGAGGTGACGCGGAACGGGCGCCAGGTCGAGCTGACCCGCACCGAGTTCACGTTGCTGGAGATGTTCCTGGCGCATCCCCGCCAGGTCCTCACCCGCGAGCAGATCCTCAAGGCGGTGTGGGGCTTCGACTTCGAGCCGTCGTCCAACTCCCTTGATGTGTACGTGATGTACCTGCGCCGGAAGACGGAGGCAGGGGGCGAGCCTCGGCTGGTGCACACGGTTCGGGGCGTGGGGTATGTCCTTCGACAGGGTGGCGCGGAGTGA
- a CDS encoding sensor histidine kinase → MLVAAAVAFGVAAVSVTCWFIVQGKLYDQVDGSLKDMVRRPGTVQSLLQRCTQTPEKNTDVFSGRNEYVEAIKEKGAPCVDPSSPGTVKATNTDKNVIKSAKSGQAVFRNGTDEDGNTVRVLTLYLGVDQSDSQGVAVLLAAPLKGTQSTLNELALILLLVSGIGVVGAGAAGLAVARAGLRPVDKLTEAVEHVARTEDLAVRIPVDEDSDDEIARLSRSFNSMTTSLANSRELQQQLIADAGHELRTPLTSLRTNVELLTRSEETGRPIPPADRKALLASVKAQMTELASLIGDLQELSRSEGQRGERVQVVSLQDTVESALRRARLRGPELTITADVQPWYVQSEPSALERAVVNILDNAVKFSPEGGTIEVQLTRGVLTVRDHGPGIPADELPHVFDRFWRSPSARALPGSGLGLSIVARTIQQAGGEVTLAHAPGGGTVATVRMPGAPTPPPETPDTP, encoded by the coding sequence ATGCTGGTCGCGGCGGCGGTGGCGTTCGGGGTGGCGGCGGTTTCGGTGACCTGTTGGTTCATCGTGCAGGGGAAGTTGTACGACCAGGTCGACGGCAGCCTGAAGGACATGGTGCGCAGGCCGGGCACGGTCCAGTCGTTGTTGCAGAGGTGCACGCAGACCCCTGAGAAGAACACCGACGTGTTCTCGGGCCGGAACGAATACGTGGAGGCGATCAAGGAGAAGGGCGCGCCCTGCGTCGACCCCAGCTCCCCGGGCACGGTCAAGGCCACCAACACCGACAAGAACGTCATCAAGAGCGCGAAGAGCGGCCAAGCCGTCTTCCGCAACGGCACTGACGAGGACGGCAACACCGTCCGCGTGCTGACCCTGTATCTGGGAGTCGACCAGTCCGACTCCCAGGGGGTGGCCGTGCTCCTCGCTGCCCCGCTCAAGGGCACTCAGTCGACGCTCAACGAACTCGCCCTGATCCTCCTCCTCGTCTCCGGCATCGGAGTCGTCGGCGCCGGTGCGGCCGGACTCGCGGTCGCCCGCGCAGGTCTCCGCCCCGTCGACAAACTCACCGAGGCCGTCGAACACGTGGCCCGCACCGAGGACTTGGCCGTCCGGATCCCCGTGGACGAGGACAGCGACGACGAGATCGCCCGCCTCTCCCGCTCGTTCAACTCGATGACGACCTCCCTCGCCAACTCCCGCGAGCTGCAACAGCAACTCATCGCGGACGCCGGTCACGAACTCCGCACCCCCCTCACCTCCCTCCGTACGAACGTCGAACTCCTCACCCGCAGCGAGGAGACCGGCCGCCCGATCCCCCCGGCGGACCGCAAGGCCCTGCTCGCCTCGGTGAAGGCGCAGATGACCGAACTGGCGTCCCTGATCGGCGACTTGCAGGAGCTGTCCCGCTCGGAGGGCCAGCGGGGTGAGCGCGTCCAGGTGGTGTCGTTGCAGGACACGGTGGAATCCGCCCTGCGCCGAGCCCGCCTGCGCGGCCCTGAGTTGACGATCACGGCGGACGTCCAGCCCTGGTACGTCCAGTCGGAGCCCTCCGCACTGGAGCGCGCGGTGGTCAACATCCTCGACAACGCGGTGAAGTTCAGCCCCGAGGGCGGCACGATCGAGGTGCAGCTCACGCGCGGTGTCCTCACGGTCCGCGACCACGGCCCCGGCATCCCCGCCGACGAACTCCCGCACGTCTTCGACCGGTTCTGGCGTTCACCGTCGGCGCGCGCCCTCCCCGGTTCCGGCCTGGGCCTGTCGATCGTCGCCCGCACGATCCAACAGGCCGGCGGCGAGGTGACGTTGGCGCACGCGCCGGGCGGGGGGACGGTGGCTACGGTGCGGATGCCCGGGGCGCCCACTCCGCCCCCGGAGACGCCGGACACACCGTAG
- a CDS encoding LacI family DNA-binding transcriptional regulator, whose protein sequence is MAKVTRDDVARLAGTSTAVVSYVINNGPRPVAPATRERVLAAIKELGYRPDRVAQAMASRRTDLIGLIVPDARQPFFGEMAHAVEQAASERGKMVLVGNSDYVGEREVHYLRAFLGMRVSGLILVSHALNDNAAAEIDAWDARVVLLHERPEAIDDVAVVTDDLGGAQLAVRHLLEHGYEYVACMGGTADTPAVGDPVSDHVEGWRRAMAEAGLPTEDRLFEAPYNRYDAYQVALGILSGPRRPPAIFCSTDDQAIGLLRAARELRIDVPRELGVIGFDDIKEATMADPKLTTIASDRPAMARAAVDLVLDDGLRVAGSRRERLKVFPSRLVIRQSCGCEG, encoded by the coding sequence GTGGCCAAGGTGACTCGGGATGATGTGGCGCGGCTGGCGGGTACTTCGACCGCCGTTGTCAGCTATGTCATCAACAACGGACCCCGGCCGGTTGCCCCGGCCACGCGCGAGCGTGTCCTCGCCGCGATCAAGGAACTGGGGTACCGGCCGGACCGGGTGGCCCAGGCCATGGCCTCGCGGCGCACGGACCTCATAGGCCTGATCGTGCCGGACGCGCGCCAGCCCTTCTTCGGGGAGATGGCGCACGCGGTGGAACAGGCCGCATCCGAGCGCGGAAAAATGGTGCTCGTCGGCAACTCCGACTATGTGGGCGAGCGCGAGGTGCACTACCTGCGCGCGTTCCTCGGGATGCGGGTCTCCGGCCTGATCCTCGTCAGCCACGCGCTGAACGACAACGCGGCCGCCGAGATCGACGCCTGGGACGCCCGCGTCGTCCTCCTGCACGAACGCCCCGAGGCGATCGACGACGTCGCCGTCGTCACGGACGACCTCGGCGGCGCCCAGCTCGCCGTCCGCCACCTTCTTGAGCACGGCTACGAATACGTCGCCTGTATGGGCGGTACGGCGGACACCCCGGCCGTCGGTGACCCGGTCTCCGACCACGTCGAGGGCTGGCGGCGCGCGATGGCCGAGGCCGGCCTGCCGACCGAGGACCGACTCTTCGAAGCCCCGTACAACCGCTACGACGCCTATCAGGTCGCCCTGGGCATCCTCTCCGGCCCCCGCCGACCGCCCGCGATCTTCTGCTCCACCGACGACCAGGCGATCGGCCTGCTGCGGGCCGCGCGCGAGCTGCGCATCGACGTGCCGCGCGAGCTGGGCGTGATCGGCTTCGACGACATCAAAGAAGCGACCATGGCCGACCCGAAGCTGACGACGATCGCCTCGGACCGCCCGGCGATGGCCCGCGCGGCCGTGGACCTCGTCCTCGACGACGGACTGCGGGTGGCGGGGTCGCGACGCGAGCGCCTGAAGGTGTTCCCGTCAAGGCTGGTCATACGCCAGTCCTGCGGCTGCGAGGGCTAG
- a CDS encoding bifunctional metallophosphatase/5'-nucleotidase codes for MPATTQSDRPRRRRTAALLAATVSLATAGALAAALPADAHGNPGGQGHKPSRYQDVQLLSFNDLHGNLEPPSGSSGRVTELQADGTAKTIDAGGVEYLATHLRDARKNNPYSITAAGGDMVGASPLISGLFHDEPTIEALNKLDLDVTSVGNHEFDEGAKELARLQNGGCHPTEGCYTDKKFTGADFPYLAANVLDEKTKKPILKPYWVWKKNGVKVGFIGVTLEGTPGIVSADGVKGLQFKDEVETINKYAKELQKQGVKSIVALIHEGGFPASASYNYDCDASGGGSGISGPIVDIAKNVTPAVDALVTGHTHNAYVCTIDDPSGKPRMVTSAASFGRLYTDTTLTYDRFTGDIARTSVKSANHVVTRTVPKAADMTSLIGKWNTLAAPIGNRAIGYISGDVNSTGTESPMGDLIADAQLAYGKELDPETDLALMNPGGVRAGLTYAAKGSEGDGVVTYAEGFTVQPFANTVNLQDFTGAQVIQVLKEQVSGTNAAAPKVLQPSSGLTYTLDLTKTGADRVVTDSIKLNGSAIDPAATYRVATNSFLAGGGDGFTTLGQGTGDVVGTDDLAALAQYLTAHSSAASPLTPPAANRITVVQ; via the coding sequence ATGCCAGCCACAACCCAGTCCGACCGCCCGCGCAGACGCCGTACCGCGGCACTCCTCGCCGCCACCGTGAGCCTCGCCACGGCGGGTGCGCTGGCCGCCGCGCTGCCCGCCGACGCACACGGCAACCCCGGCGGCCAGGGGCACAAGCCCAGCCGCTACCAGGACGTGCAGCTCCTGTCCTTCAACGACCTGCACGGCAACCTGGAGCCCCCGTCCGGTTCCTCCGGCCGGGTCACCGAACTCCAGGCCGACGGCACGGCGAAGACGATCGACGCGGGCGGCGTCGAGTACCTCGCCACGCACCTGCGCGACGCGCGCAAGAACAACCCGTACTCGATCACCGCGGCCGGCGGCGACATGGTCGGTGCCTCCCCGCTGATCTCGGGCCTGTTCCACGACGAGCCGACCATCGAGGCCCTCAACAAGCTGGACCTGGACGTCACTTCGGTCGGCAACCACGAGTTCGACGAGGGCGCCAAGGAGCTGGCCCGCCTCCAGAACGGCGGCTGCCACCCCACCGAGGGCTGCTACACGGACAAGAAGTTCACGGGCGCCGACTTCCCCTACCTCGCGGCCAACGTCCTCGACGAGAAGACGAAGAAGCCGATCCTCAAGCCGTACTGGGTGTGGAAGAAGAACGGCGTCAAGGTCGGCTTCATCGGCGTCACGCTGGAGGGCACCCCGGGCATCGTCTCCGCGGACGGCGTCAAGGGCCTCCAGTTCAAGGACGAGGTCGAGACGATCAACAAGTACGCCAAGGAGCTCCAGAAGCAGGGCGTCAAGTCGATCGTCGCGCTGATCCACGAGGGCGGCTTCCCGGCCTCCGCGTCCTACAACTACGACTGCGACGCGTCCGGCGGCGGCTCCGGCATCTCCGGCCCGATCGTCGACATCGCGAAGAACGTCACCCCGGCGGTCGACGCCCTCGTCACCGGCCACACCCACAACGCGTACGTCTGCACGATCGACGACCCAAGTGGCAAGCCCCGTATGGTCACTTCGGCCGCGTCCTTCGGCCGCCTCTACACGGACACCACGCTGACGTACGACCGCTTCACCGGCGACATCGCCCGTACGTCGGTCAAGTCGGCGAACCACGTGGTCACCCGGACCGTGCCCAAGGCCGCCGACATGACCTCGCTGATCGGCAAGTGGAACACCCTCGCGGCCCCCATCGGCAACCGCGCGATCGGCTACATCTCCGGTGACGTCAACAGCACCGGCACCGAGTCCCCGATGGGCGACCTCATCGCCGACGCCCAACTCGCGTACGGCAAGGAGCTGGACCCGGAGACCGACCTCGCGCTGATGAACCCGGGCGGGGTGCGGGCCGGGCTGACCTACGCGGCCAAGGGGAGTGAGGGCGACGGCGTGGTGACGTACGCCGAGGGCTTCACGGTGCAGCCGTTCGCCAACACCGTGAACCTCCAGGACTTCACCGGCGCCCAGGTGATCCAGGTGCTGAAGGAACAGGTGAGCGGTACGAACGCGGCGGCGCCGAAGGTGCTCCAGCCGTCGTCCGGGCTGACGTACACGCTGGACCTGACGAAGACGGGCGCGGACCGCGTGGTCACGGACTCGATCAAGCTCAACGGTTCCGCCATCGACCCGGCCGCCACGTACCGCGTCGCGACGAACAGCTTCCTCGCGGGCGGCGGTGACGGCTTCACGACGCTCGGCCAGGGCACGGGTGACGTGGTCGGCACGGACGACCTGGCGGCGCTGGCGCAGTACCTGACGGCCCACTCGTCGGCGGCGAGCCCGCTCACGCCCCCGGCGGCGAACCGGATCACCGTCGTGCAGTAA
- a CDS encoding winged helix-turn-helix transcriptional regulator, translating to MSSLLLLTNALQPSTEVLPALGLLLHNVRVAPAEGPALVDTPGADVILIDGRRDLPQVRSLCQLLRSTGPGCPLILVVTEGGLAAVTADWGIDDVLLDTAGPAEVEARLRLAMGRQQIVNDDSPMEIRNGDLSVDEATYSAKLKGRVLDLTFKEFELLKYLAQHPGRVFTRAQLLQEVWGYDYFGGTRTVDVHVRRLRAKLGPEHESLIGTVRNVGYRFVTPEKGDRGGEEAKLKASAALAGAKPEDADGTADSAALDAAEIPAEA from the coding sequence ATGAGTTCTCTGCTGCTCCTGACCAATGCCCTCCAGCCGTCGACGGAGGTGCTTCCGGCCCTTGGCCTGCTGCTGCACAACGTGCGCGTGGCACCGGCGGAAGGCCCCGCCCTCGTCGACACCCCCGGTGCCGACGTCATCCTGATCGACGGCCGCCGCGATCTGCCTCAGGTCCGCAGCCTGTGTCAGCTCCTGCGGTCCACCGGACCCGGCTGTCCGCTCATCCTCGTCGTCACCGAGGGCGGCCTCGCGGCCGTCACCGCCGACTGGGGCATCGACGACGTGCTGCTCGACACGGCCGGCCCGGCCGAGGTCGAGGCGCGACTGCGGCTGGCCATGGGCCGCCAGCAGATCGTCAACGACGACTCCCCCATGGAGATCCGCAACGGCGATCTCTCCGTGGACGAGGCGACGTACTCCGCCAAGCTCAAGGGCCGGGTCCTCGACCTGACCTTCAAGGAGTTCGAGCTCCTCAAGTACCTCGCGCAGCATCCGGGCCGCGTCTTCACGCGCGCACAGTTGCTTCAGGAGGTCTGGGGCTACGACTACTTCGGCGGTACGCGGACGGTCGACGTCCACGTACGACGGCTGCGCGCGAAGCTCGGGCCCGAGCACGAGTCGCTGATCGGGACCGTCCGGAACGTCGGTTATCGATTCGTTACGCCGGAGAAGGGTGACCGGGGCGGCGAGGAGGCCAAGCTCAAGGCGAGTGCCGCTCTCGCCGGTGCGAAGCCGGAGGATGCGGACGGTACGGCTGATTCGGCCGCGCTGGACGCCGCCGAGATCCCGGCCGAGGCGTAG